In a genomic window of Helianthus annuus cultivar XRQ/B chromosome 10, HanXRQr2.0-SUNRISE, whole genome shotgun sequence:
- the LOC110886054 gene encoding protein NONRESPONDING TO OXYLIPINS 2, mitochondrial isoform X1 has product MASAARSAIVSGARKITTTTRSNLISRTLTPKSVHVPPFHSSTRSVPRAASRIVAALGTVESMMPLHSAIASARLRSSIGVESTCWSWLSQGFASSL; this is encoded by the exons ATGGCTTCTGCAGCCAGATCAGCGATCGTCTCTGGTGCGAGAAAAATCACAACCACAACCAGATCAAATCTAATTTCAAGAACCCTAACTCCCAAATCCGTACACGTTCCTCCATTTCATTCATCAACAAGATCAGTTCCTCGCGCAGCTTCAAG GATTGTTGCGGCATTAGGAACTGTTGAGTCGATGATGCCTCTTCACAGTGCAATTGCATCTGCTCGTCTTAGATCCAGTATTGGTGTTGAGTCCACATGTTGGAGCTGGTTGTCTCAAG GTTTTGCATCATCATTGTGA
- the LOC110886054 gene encoding protein NONRESPONDING TO OXYLIPINS 2, mitochondrial isoform X2: MASAARSAIVSGARKITTTTRSNLISRTLTPKSVHVPPFHSSTRSVPRAASRIVAALGTVESMMPLHSAIASARLRSSIGVESTCWSWLSQDFGLPR; encoded by the exons ATGGCTTCTGCAGCCAGATCAGCGATCGTCTCTGGTGCGAGAAAAATCACAACCACAACCAGATCAAATCTAATTTCAAGAACCCTAACTCCCAAATCCGTACACGTTCCTCCATTTCATTCATCAACAAGATCAGTTCCTCGCGCAGCTTCAAG GATTGTTGCGGCATTAGGAACTGTTGAGTCGATGATGCCTCTTCACAGTGCAATTGCATCTGCTCGTCTTAGATCCAGTATTGGTGTTGAGTCCACATGTTGGAGCTGGTTGTCTCAAG ACTTTGGACTACCTCGGTGA
- the LOC110886053 gene encoding probable LRR receptor-like serine/threonine-protein kinase At2g16250 — MKNTSVIHFFFFLLSLLTTFQLHQQIIPLNSRAERAALIQLRSSLGLKTKDWPIKSDPCLTWIGVHCQHGSVNRISISGLKRTRVGNQNTSFTVDSLANFTNLVLFNASGFSLHGSMPNWFGFRLQSLRVLDLRFCGISGGIPVSVGNMSNLSELYLSDNNLVGSVPSSLGVLSRLSVLDLSRNALTGVIPSSFGSLLNLRYLNVCCNSLSSLVPTQLGNLASLVVLDLSSNSFTGTVPIEFGSLMNLERMVIRNNSFAGDLPDALWSLPALTFLDASDNHFMGSLPDKRLNANVNMGVFNLSHNMFYGVVTSVLRRVSSVDLSYNYFQGKMPDYARDVAVFDKNCFRSLSGQRNVKQCATFYTMRGLPFDNFGLPNGTLPLPLHGHKNNRRMFVIAVVFGTLGLILPFVILVTSLIICRKRRKTTLKVNGSGPVSIERAYGEVFVYEKIVAATDDFNDENLIKNGYSCDVFSGVLENGIRIIIKRFDAHSVKNSYMEELDFCSKVSHPRFVPLLGRCLENEKEKFLIYKHMPKGDLSSSLSRINDRDDERLTSLDWITRLKIAVGTAEGLSYLHHECFPPLVHRDVQASSILLDDKYEARLGSLSKVCTQEDNIHSNWIKTLISPPLASQQSASVTATCAYDVYCFGKVLLELVTGETGISGSSGSETNDLLKSILPYISTYDKELVTNIIDQSLTVDDDLLEEVWAVAVIAKSCLNPKPSRRPLMRFILKALENPSKVVRAKTTSSAKLRVKSFMGSWMRSNG; from the exons ATGAAAAACACTTCAGTTAtacacttcttcttcttcttgctgTCTCTTCTAACTACATTCCAACTGCATCAGCAAATCATCCCATTAAATTCACGGGCAGAACGGGCAGCTCTGATCCAACTCAGATCATCACTAGGGTTAAAAACCAAAGATTGGCCCATTAAATCCGACCCATGTTTAACATGGATCGGTGTTCATTGTCAACATGGTAGTGTTAACAGGATCAGTATTTCCGGGCTTAAAAGAACCCGAGTTGGGAATCAGAACACAAGTTTTACAGTTGATTCTCTTGCCAATTTTACCAACTTGGTTTTGTTTAATGCCTCAGGATTCTCACTTCATGGGTCAATGCCGAATTGGTTTGGATTTCGGCTTCAGTCGCTTCGGGTTCTTGATCTTAGATTCTGTGGAATATCTGGTGGTATTCCTGTTAGTGTTGGAAATATGTCTAATCTTAGTGAATTGTATTTGTCTGATAACAATCTTGTGGGTAGTGTTCCATCTAGTTTGGGGGTGTTATCGCGGCTTTCGGTTCTTGATCTGTCAAGAAATGCGCTTACTGGTGTGATCCCTTCGTCGTTCGGGAGCCTGTTAAACCTTCGATACTTGAATGTTTGTTGTAACAGTCTGTCTTCTTTGGTCCCCACCCAACTTGGTAATCTTGCTAGTTTGGTTGTTCTTGATCTGAGTTCTAATTCGTTTACGGGAACCGTGCCTATAGAATTCGGGAGTTTGATGAATTTGGAGAGGATGGTGATTCGAAACAATAGCTTCGCGGGTGATCTTCCTGACGCGTTATGGTCACTACCTGCTTTAACTTTTCTTGATGCATCTGATAATCATTTTATGGGATCTCTACCGGATAAACGTTTGAATGCTAATGTCAACATGGGTGTGTTTAATCTCTCACATAATATGTTTTATGGGGTCGTTACATCCGTACTTAGACGGGTTAGTTCTGTGGATCTATCTTACAATTACTTTCAAGGGAAGATGCCGGATTATGCACGAGATGTTGCAGTTTTCGATAAAAACTGCTTTCGAAGCTTGTCGGGCCAAAGGAATGTGAAACAATGCGCAACGTTTTATACCATGAGAGGGTTACCGTTCGATAATTTTGGACTTCCAAATGGCACTTTACCTCTACCCTTACATGGCCATAAAAACAACCGAAGAATGTTTGTAATAGCAGTAGTTTTCGGCACTTTAGGTCTGATCCTACCGTTTGTGATTTTGGTGACATCACTGATTATATGCAGGAAAAGAAGGAAAACAACTCTAAAAGTAAACGGGTCAGGGCCCGTTTCAATAGAAAGAGCATATGGAGAAGTGTTTGTTTATGAGAAGATTGTGGCAGCTACCGATGACTTTAACGATGAAAACCTCATAAAAAACGGGTATTCTTGTGATGTTTTTAGTGGTGTTTTGGAGAATGGGATTCGTATAATCATTAAAAGATTTGACGCACATTCCGTAAAGAACAGTTACATGGAAGAGTTGGATTTCTGTAGTAAGGTTTCTCATCCTAGATTCGTTCCCTTATTGGGACGTTGTTTGGAGAACGAAAAGGAAAAGTTTCTGATCTACAAACATATGCCAAAAGGGGATTTATCAAGTTCGTTAAGCAGAATAAACGATCGCGACGATGAAAGACTTACATCGTTGGATTGGATAACACGGTTAAAAATTGCTGTCGGAACTGCAGAAGGGCTATCTTATCTACATCATGAATGTTTTCCACCCCTTGTTCACAG AGACGTTCAAGCTAGCAGTATACTTCTTGACGATAAATACGAAGCGCGGTTAGGAAGCCTAAGCAAGGTGTGTACGCAAGAAGACAATATACATTCAAACTGGATCAAAACATTAATATCGCCACCCTT GGCATCTCAACAAAGTGCTTCTG TTACTGCAACGTGCGCATATGATGTTTACTGCTTCGGAAAGGTGTTACTGGAGCTTGTAACGGGTGAAACTGGAATTAGCGGGTCGAGTGGTTCAGAAACAAATGATCTCTTGAAAAGTATACTTCCATATATCAGTACTTATGATAAAGAGCTTGTGACAAACATAATTGATCAGTCGCTAACAGTAGATGATGATTTACTAGAAGAAGTATGGGCTGTGGCGGTTATTGCTAAATCTTGCCTTAACCCGAAACCTTCTAGAAGACCACTTATGAGATTCATACTCAAAGCTTTGGAAAATCCTTCAAAAGTTGTGCGTGCAAAAACCACGAGCTCAGCTAAACTTCGGGTCAAGTCCTTTATGGGTTCTTGGATGAGATCGAACGGTTAG